DNA sequence from the Candidatus Kaistella beijingensis genome:
CCAATTGCCGGGATCAAAATTTATTTTTAAAATTTACCTTCTGTTTTTAAAGAAATAATATCCGTAGAAAATTGTGTGAATAACAATCATCACCACGGAGAAAATTACCAATCCGCCATCATCCGCTTTATCAGCAAGTGCCGCTTGATGGTGGAAATAGGTTAAGATGATCAAAATTAATGTTAATGCAGCTCCACAAATGGCGGAAACACTGTAATTTTTCGGGTCATTCGTCGTACCATTGGCTTTTCCAAGGAATGAATTCTTGATTCCTCTCCACAAATAAACGTCCAAACCAATCATCATCCAAATCACCAAACGAATCCAGGTGTCGAAAGGAAGGAAAGCCATCATTCCGAAACAAGTTAGAACTCCTAAAATTGGAACCAGCGGAACCAAAGGTGTCTTGAAAGCTCTTGGCGCATCCGGCTGCGTTTTTCTCATTACCAAAACTCCGATGCAAACCAGGATGAAGGCGAATAAAGTTCCGATGGAAGTCATTTCTCCAACAACTCTACCCGGAATAAATGCCGCAAATAAACTCACGAAAACCAAGAAGAAAATATTTGACTTAAAAGGCGTTCTGAATTTGCTGTGAATTTCACTGAACACTTTCGGCAACAAACCATCGTGACTCATCGAATAGAAAACTCGGCTTTGTCCCATCAACATTACTAAAATTACCGATGCGTAACCCAAAAGAATCGCAATAATAATCGAAGTATTCAACCAAGGATATTCCGGAACCATTTGTCCATTAATTACACTTCCCATCGCATCAATCGCAATCGCAACCGGCGCTAAATGGTCGGAACCACCACCTGCAGTAAATTCTTTGTAGTGTACAACTCCCACCATCACATAAGCGAAAACAATATACAAAACCGTACAGATTAAAAGCGAGCCCATAATTCCGATTGGCATTGCTTTTTTAGGATTTTTGGTTTCCTGTGCAGCGGTGGAAACTGCATCAAATCCAATATAGGCAAAGAAGACGACTGCAGCCGCCCGAATAATTCCGGACCAACCATATTCCCCAAATTTACCCGTGTTTTCAGGAATTAGTGGTGTTAAATTTTCTGCTTTTACATATTTAAAACCAACAAAAATAAAAATCAAAACGATCGCAACTTTCAAGATCACAATCGCCGTATTTACCCACGCCGATTCGCTGGTTCCTTTAATTAAAACCAAAGACATCACCACCACAATGAAAACTGCGGGTAGATTAATTAATCCCGCCGCTCCCGAAGAACTTACGTCAAAAGGCGTCATCAACAATTGTTCGGGAAGATTTACGCCGAAACTGTGGAACAATTTTCCGAGATATCCCGACCAACTCGAAGCCACGGTTGCGGCTCCCACTGCATATTCCAAAACCAAATCCCAACCGATAATCCACGCAATAAATTCGCCCATCGTTGCGTAAGAATACGTGTATGCACTCCCTGCAACTGGAATCATGGACGCAAATTCTGCGTAACACAATCCGGCAAAAGCACAACCTAAAGCTGCGATTATAAATGAAATCATAATTCCAGGACCGGCGTAATTTGCCGCCGCAATTCCGGTGATTGAAAATAATCCCGCCCCGATAATTGCGCCAATCCCAAGCGCAACAAGAGCACCGGAACTCAGGGTTTTTTTCAGTCCTTTTTCAGATTCTTCCGCTTCTGCGAGAAGTTGGTTCAAAGGTTTCGTTCTCCAAAGATTCGACATTTTTTAATTTTTTAAATATTTCCAAAAATATAAAATTTTAGCAATGATTAACTATTTCAAGTCAATTTTCTTTTTAAAAAACAGAAATTAGTTTCGCAAAATTTTGATTTTCATATTAAAGTAGCAAAGTTGGAAATGAAAGTGTACTTAAATGTTAGCAAAACAATGATTACTGATTAACAGTTCAACAATTATTTTCCTTAACTTTAATCCATGGTTTTAAAAGATCTATTTCAATCAGATTTACAGAAAGAAATTGCTGATGCAGGTTATCTAAAGACTTTTGCAGCAGGCGAAATTAT
Encoded proteins:
- a CDS encoding amino acid permease, giving the protein MSNLWRTKPLNQLLAEAEESEKGLKKTLSSGALVALGIGAIIGAGLFSITGIAAANYAGPGIMISFIIAALGCAFAGLCYAEFASMIPVAGSAYTYSYATMGEFIAWIIGWDLVLEYAVGAATVASSWSGYLGKLFHSFGVNLPEQLLMTPFDVSSSGAAGLINLPAVFIVVVMSLVLIKGTSESAWVNTAIVILKVAIVLIFIFVGFKYVKAENLTPLIPENTGKFGEYGWSGIIRAAAVVFFAYIGFDAVSTAAQETKNPKKAMPIGIMGSLLICTVLYIVFAYVMVGVVHYKEFTAGGGSDHLAPVAIAIDAMGSVINGQMVPEYPWLNTSIIIAILLGYASVILVMLMGQSRVFYSMSHDGLLPKVFSEIHSKFRTPFKSNIFFLVFVSLFAAFIPGRVVGEMTSIGTLFAFILVCIGVLVMRKTQPDAPRAFKTPLVPLVPILGVLTCFGMMAFLPFDTWIRLVIWMMIGLDVYLWRGIKNSFLGKANGTTNDPKNYSVSAICGAALTLILIILTYFHHQAALADKADDGGLVIFSVVMIVIHTIFYGYYFFKNRR